The following are encoded together in the Vespa velutina chromosome 3, iVesVel2.1, whole genome shotgun sequence genome:
- the LOC124947639 gene encoding thioredoxin-like protein 4A isoform X1 produces MSYMLSHLHNGWQVDQAILSEEDRVVVIRFGHDWDPTCMKMDEVLYNIAEKVKNFAVIYLVDITEVPDFNKMYELYDPCTVMFFFRNKHIMIDLGTGNNNKINWTLEDKQEMIDIIETVYRGARKGRGLVVSPKDYSTKYRY; encoded by the exons ATGTCTTATATGTTATCGCATCTTCATAATGGGTGGCAAGTTGATCAAGCCATTTTGTCTGAAGAAGATCGAGTAGTT GTTATTAGATTCGGTCATGATTGGGATCCAACATGTATGAAAATGGATGAAGTACTTTACAACATCGCAGAGAAGGTTAAAAATTTTGCGGTAATATATTTAGTCGACATTACAGAAGTTCCTGATTTCAACAAAAT GTATGAGTTATACGATCCTTGCACagttatgtttttctttagaaataaaCACATAATGATTGATTTGGGTacaggaaataataataaaattaattggacACTTGAAGATAAACAGGAAatgattgatattattgaaacAGTTTATAGAGGTGCAAGGAAAGGACGAGGTTTGGTTGTATCACCAAAAGATTATTCtacaaaatatcgatattaa